A single region of the Rhodospirillales bacterium genome encodes:
- a CDS encoding inositol monophosphatase, which yields MAAISPLMSIMIKAAEKASRALIRDFGEVEQLQISRKGPGDFVTAADKRSEKILFEELSAARPDFSFLMEESGEVKGKDPENIWIIDPLDGTHNFMHGLPHWCISIALETKGKVLAGLVYDPAKDEMFRAEKGLGAFMNNKRLRVSGRSDFDSAMVATGNILHTKKDNGLFIKELDAITAQVPFLRRQGAAALDLAYVAAGRLDGFWERHLKPWDVAAGQLIVKEAGGLVSSIENEENVLYSKSLVAGNQGLYPDLRRILKAAA from the coding sequence ATGGCCGCTATCTCCCCTTTGATGTCCATCATGATCAAGGCCGCAGAGAAAGCCTCGCGGGCCCTGATCCGCGACTTTGGCGAGGTGGAGCAGCTTCAGATCTCCCGCAAAGGTCCGGGCGATTTTGTGACGGCGGCGGACAAACGCTCCGAAAAAATACTCTTTGAAGAACTGAGCGCCGCCCGCCCGGATTTCTCCTTCCTGATGGAAGAAAGCGGCGAGGTAAAAGGCAAAGATCCGGAAAATATCTGGATTATCGATCCGCTCGACGGCACGCACAACTTTATGCACGGGCTGCCCCACTGGTGCATTTCCATCGCGCTGGAAACCAAAGGAAAGGTTTTGGCCGGACTGGTTTACGACCCCGCCAAAGACGAAATGTTCCGCGCGGAAAAAGGGCTGGGCGCCTTTATGAACAATAAAAGGCTGCGCGTTTCCGGCCGCAGCGATTTTGACAGCGCTATGGTTGCGACAGGAAACATCCTTCATACAAAAAAGGATAACGGCCTTTTTATCAAAGAGCTTGATGCCATAACGGCGCAGGTCCCCTTCTTGCGCCGTCAGGGAGCCGCCGCGCTGGATCTGGCGTATGTCGCCGCCGGCCGGCTGGACGGGTTCTGGGAGCGCCACTTAAAGCCGTGGGATGTAGCCGCCGGGCAACTGATCGTCAAGGAAGCGGGCGGCCTCGTTTCCAGCATAGAAAACGAAGAAAACGTTCTTTATTCCAAAAGCCTTGTCGCGGGGAATCAGGGCCTCTATCCTGATTTACGCAGGATTTTGAAAGCCGCAGCCTGA
- the efp gene encoding elongation factor P: MKVTAITLRPGNVVDHNNKLQVVTKYEIMQPGKGASVIQVEMRDIRTGNKDNVRFRTQESVERVRLDQNDYQYLFNDGDTYTFMNAETYEQVEVPKDTIGEPAVFLQDGMVVSIETFEGEPLGVTLPDTVIMEVSEAEPVVKGQTATTSYKPAILENGAKVMVPPHIEVGTRIVVRTEDSSYVERAKD; this comes from the coding sequence ATGAAAGTAACCGCTATCACCCTCCGGCCCGGCAATGTTGTAGACCATAACAACAAGCTTCAGGTCGTCACCAAATATGAAATCATGCAGCCCGGAAAGGGCGCCTCCGTTATTCAGGTCGAAATGCGCGACATCCGCACAGGCAACAAGGATAACGTCCGCTTCCGCACGCAGGAAAGCGTGGAACGCGTGCGCCTCGATCAGAACGATTACCAGTATCTCTTTAACGATGGCGACACTTACACATTTATGAACGCGGAAACCTACGAACAGGTTGAAGTCCCGAAAGACACGATCGGGGAACCGGCCGTCTTCCTGCAGGATGGAATGGTCGTTAGCATCGAAACATTCGAAGGCGAACCTCTGGGCGTTACCCTGCCCGACACGGTCATAATGGAAGTGAGCGAAGCCGAGCCGGTCGTGAAAGGACAAACCGCCACAACGTCCTACAAGCCGGCTATTCTGGAAAACGGTGCCAAGGTTATGGTCCCGCCCCATATCGAAGTGGGAACGCGGATCGTCGTCCGAACGGAAGACAGTTCCTACGTCGAACGGGCAAAGGACTAG
- the mutY gene encoding A/G-specific adenine glycosylase, which translates to MTGSTKRNNRNNGFDVAGFRAVLLDWYDRHRRVMPWRAPPGKTALPYHVWLSEIMLQQTTVPAVGPYFLTFLEKWPSVHDLAKAPREDVLAAWAGLGYYARARNLHKCAEIVSRDHGGSFPDDEKSLQKLPGIGPYTSAAITAIAFDKPASVVDANVERVMARIFCVKKPLPGSKKDLVSKAARISEGRKDRPGDFAQALMDLGAVICTPASPKCGACPVSRFCEAREKGIQESLPARQKKAEKPRKYGYVYWIENPQGAVLFERRPEKGMLGGMMGLPGSDWLQDRKLLRHPAFVCAEKETLSEKVFHSFTHFDLELTLQKTSISAGQAGQYAHWVKKEDIAALGLPTLFRKAVKLMK; encoded by the coding sequence ATGACAGGTTCTACAAAAAGGAACAACAGGAACAACGGTTTTGACGTCGCGGGCTTCAGGGCGGTTCTTTTGGACTGGTATGACAGGCACCGCCGCGTGATGCCGTGGCGTGCGCCGCCCGGAAAAACGGCCTTGCCTTACCATGTCTGGCTGTCGGAAATCATGCTCCAGCAAACGACGGTTCCGGCTGTGGGACCTTATTTTCTCACGTTTTTGGAAAAATGGCCATCCGTTCATGATCTTGCGAAGGCGCCGCGGGAAGACGTTTTGGCGGCATGGGCCGGTTTGGGATATTACGCGCGGGCGCGAAACCTCCATAAATGCGCAGAAATCGTTTCCCGGGACCACGGAGGTTCGTTTCCGGATGATGAAAAGAGCCTTCAGAAACTGCCCGGCATAGGTCCTTATACGTCGGCGGCGATAACGGCCATTGCCTTTGACAAGCCTGCAAGCGTCGTCGATGCGAATGTCGAACGGGTGATGGCGCGGATATTCTGCGTGAAAAAACCGCTGCCCGGTTCAAAAAAGGATCTGGTTTCAAAAGCGGCGCGTATTTCGGAAGGGCGCAAAGACCGCCCCGGCGATTTCGCGCAGGCCCTTATGGATCTGGGGGCTGTGATCTGCACGCCTGCCTCTCCGAAATGCGGGGCTTGCCCTGTAAGCAGATTTTGCGAGGCAAGGGAAAAAGGGATTCAGGAAAGCCTGCCCGCCAGGCAAAAGAAAGCCGAAAAACCCAGAAAATACGGTTACGTGTACTGGATTGAAAATCCGCAAGGGGCGGTTTTATTTGAACGCCGCCCGGAAAAAGGGATGTTGGGCGGGATGATGGGGCTGCCCGGATCGGACTGGCTGCAAGACAGAAAGCTTCTAAGACATCCTGCGTTTGTCTGCGCAGAAAAAGAGACGCTTTCGGAAAAAGTGTTTCATAGCTTTACCCATTTCGATCTGGAGCTGACCCTTCAGAAAACAAGTATTTCAGCCGGGCAGGCCGGTCAATATGCGCACTGGGTTAAAAAGGAAGATATCGCGGCGCTGGGGCTTCCGACTCTTTTCCGAAAGGCTGTTAAGCTCATGAAATAG
- a CDS encoding DUF721 domain-containing protein → MCALRLLSETVPFVTGKTFARKYIALGRIVTHWEDVIGSRMAKIAQPLKIHYRKPSQTGQKQKDKKGEATLDIAVSSADSVLLSMQKGLILERINQLFGHNWITDIRFVHTAPAAPEKTTRTPKRSPALLNEEDKKYIAETLEEIEDPDIKRRLESFGTAILQDKKQ, encoded by the coding sequence ATGTGTGCCTTAAGACTTCTTTCGGAAACCGTTCCCTTTGTGACGGGAAAAACCTTCGCCCGCAAATATATCGCGCTGGGACGAATTGTCACGCACTGGGAGGATGTGATCGGAAGCCGGATGGCCAAAATCGCCCAGCCTTTGAAAATACATTATCGAAAACCTTCCCAGACAGGCCAAAAACAAAAAGACAAAAAAGGCGAAGCCACGCTCGATATTGCCGTCTCCAGCGCCGACAGCGTTCTTTTGAGCATGCAAAAAGGCCTTATTCTGGAACGGATCAACCAGCTTTTCGGCCATAACTGGATTACGGATATTCGTTTTGTCCATACGGCACCGGCGGCACCGGAAAAAACAACCCGGACGCCCAAGCGCTCCCCGGCCCTTTTAAACGAGGAAGATAAAAAATATATCGCGGAAACCCTTGAAGAAATCGAGGATCCGGATATAAAAAGGCGCCTTGAGAGCTTCGGCACCGCAATTTTACAGGACAAAAAACAATGA